From Cytobacillus sp. IB215665, the proteins below share one genomic window:
- the mnmG gene encoding tRNA uridine-5-carboxymethylaminomethyl(34) synthesis enzyme MnmG encodes MGYQAGHYDVIVIGAGHAGCEASLASARLGAKTLLLTINLDMVAFMPCNPSVGGPAKGIVVREIDALGGEMAKNIDKTYIQMRMLNTGKGPAVRALRAQADKFLYQHEMKKTLENEQNLTLMQGMVERLVIEDGVCTGVITQTGAIFKASTVVITTGTFLRGEIILGDLKYSSGPNNQQPSINLSKHLEELGFDLVRFKTGTPPRVNSHSIDYSKTEIQPGDEVPRAFSYESVKEMADQLPCWLTYTSEHTHKIIDDNLHRSPMYSGMIKGTGPRYCPSIEDKVVRFNDKPRHQIFLEPEGKNTQEVYVQGLSTSLPEDVQQQILSTIPGLENVQMMRAGYAIEYDAIVPTQLWPTLETKNIQNLYTAGQINGTSGYEEAAGQGIMAGINAANRALGKEELILSRSDAYIGVLIDDLVTKGTNEPYRLLTSRAEYRLLLRHDNADLRLTDIGYRIGLIQEERYQHYIAKKKAIELEKKRLQSFIIKPSDIVQEHIRNAGGSELKDGIRASDLLKRPEMSYSDITVLAPDEEELNEEVTEQVEIQIKYEGYIEKSLQQVERLKKMENKKIPDNIDYDMITGIANEAKQKLNEVRPLSVAQASRISGVNPADISILLVYIEQGRIARVSNE; translated from the coding sequence ATGGGGTATCAAGCAGGTCATTATGACGTAATTGTTATCGGTGCAGGCCATGCAGGTTGTGAAGCAAGTTTAGCTTCAGCAAGGCTAGGAGCTAAAACTTTGCTACTTACTATTAATTTAGATATGGTTGCTTTTATGCCTTGTAATCCTTCTGTAGGGGGTCCAGCTAAAGGCATCGTCGTTCGTGAAATTGATGCTTTAGGCGGTGAGATGGCAAAAAATATTGATAAAACTTATATTCAAATGAGAATGTTGAATACTGGGAAAGGTCCAGCAGTTAGAGCTTTACGTGCTCAAGCCGATAAGTTCTTATATCAACATGAGATGAAGAAAACGTTAGAAAACGAACAGAACCTAACATTAATGCAAGGGATGGTTGAACGATTAGTTATAGAAGATGGAGTGTGTACTGGTGTTATCACTCAAACAGGTGCAATTTTTAAAGCGAGTACAGTTGTTATAACAACTGGGACCTTTTTACGAGGAGAGATCATTTTAGGTGATTTAAAATATTCTAGTGGACCAAACAATCAACAACCATCCATTAATTTATCTAAACATTTAGAGGAACTAGGATTTGATTTAGTTAGATTCAAAACAGGGACACCACCTCGTGTAAACAGTCATTCTATTGATTATAGTAAAACTGAAATTCAGCCAGGTGATGAAGTTCCTCGAGCTTTTTCATATGAATCTGTAAAAGAAATGGCTGACCAATTACCTTGCTGGTTAACGTATACAAGTGAGCATACACATAAAATAATCGATGATAACCTTCATCGTTCTCCAATGTATTCAGGTATGATAAAAGGGACAGGACCACGTTATTGTCCTTCAATAGAAGATAAAGTTGTCCGTTTTAACGATAAACCACGCCATCAAATCTTTTTAGAGCCTGAAGGAAAAAATACGCAGGAAGTATATGTACAAGGTTTATCTACTAGCTTACCAGAGGATGTCCAACAACAAATACTTTCCACAATCCCTGGACTTGAAAATGTCCAAATGATGAGAGCAGGCTATGCAATTGAGTATGATGCGATTGTTCCTACTCAATTATGGCCTACCTTAGAAACGAAGAACATACAAAACCTATACACCGCAGGTCAAATAAACGGAACTTCAGGATATGAAGAAGCGGCGGGTCAAGGAATCATGGCTGGGATCAATGCAGCAAATCGTGCTTTAGGAAAAGAAGAATTAATCTTAAGTCGTTCTGATGCGTATATCGGTGTTTTAATTGATGATCTAGTAACAAAAGGAACGAACGAGCCATACAGATTGTTGACTTCAAGAGCTGAGTATCGTCTATTATTAAGACATGATAATGCTGACTTGCGTTTAACAGATATAGGGTATCGGATTGGCCTTATTCAGGAAGAAAGGTATCAACATTATATTGCTAAGAAAAAAGCAATTGAACTAGAGAAAAAACGCTTGCAGTCATTTATTATTAAACCTAGTGATATAGTTCAGGAACATATTCGAAATGCTGGTGGTAGTGAACTAAAGGATGGGATTCGTGCATCTGATTTATTAAAAAGACCTGAAATGAGTTATTCAGACATTACAGTTTTAGCTCCTGACGAAGAAGAATTAAATGAAGAGGTTACTGAACAAGTTGAAATTCAAATTAAGTACGAAGGGTATATAGAAAAATCACTACAACAAGTAGAACGTTTAAAGAAAATGGAGAATAAAAAAATCCCAGATAACATTGATTATGATATGATTACTGGGATTGCAAATGAAGCAAAACAAAAATTAAATGAAGTAAGACCTTTGTCTGTTGCGCAAGCATCAAGGATTTCAGGAGTTAATCCAGCGGATATTTCAATTTTATTAGTATATATTGAGCAAGGAAGAATAGCTAGAGTGTCGAACGAATAA
- the mnmE gene encoding tRNA uridine-5-carboxymethylaminomethyl(34) synthesis GTPase MnmE has protein sequence MDFDTITAISTPMGEGAIAIVRLSGAEALSIADSIFKGPSDKKLIEVPSHTIHYGHIVDPINNETIDEVMVSVMKGPKTFTREDVVEINCHGGLVSVNSVLQTVIKGGARLAEPGEFTKRAFLNGRLDLSQAEAVIDLIRAKTDRAMNVALHQMEGRLSKLINRLRQDILETLAHVEVNIDYPEYDDVEEMTHQLLLPKASNVQHELHKLIQTSQQGKILREGLSTVIIGRPNVGKSSLLNSLVHENKAIVTDIPGTTRDVIEEYVNVRGVPLRLVDTAGIRETEDIVERMGVERSREKLKEADLILLVLNSNDELSVDDEQLFHAVEGMDVIVIINKTDLPQTINMTQVKELANNYPIVSTSLLQEEGIEQLEEAISSLFFEGGIESKDMTYVSNSRHISLLTQAKVAIDDAVNSINSGVPIDIVQIDLTRAWELLGEIIGEAVHESLIDQLFSQFCLGK, from the coding sequence ATGGACTTTGATACAATTACGGCAATCTCTACTCCGATGGGAGAGGGAGCAATTGCGATTGTGAGGCTTAGCGGTGCTGAAGCGCTAAGTATTGCAGATTCCATTTTCAAAGGACCTTCAGATAAAAAATTGATAGAGGTTCCTTCTCATACAATTCATTACGGTCATATCGTAGATCCGATAAATAATGAAACGATTGATGAAGTAATGGTTTCAGTAATGAAAGGGCCAAAAACATTTACTCGTGAAGATGTAGTAGAAATAAATTGCCACGGTGGTTTAGTTTCTGTCAATAGCGTATTACAGACAGTAATAAAAGGTGGAGCTCGCTTAGCTGAACCGGGAGAATTTACGAAACGTGCATTTTTGAATGGGAGACTAGATCTATCACAAGCTGAAGCAGTTATTGATTTAATACGTGCCAAAACAGATCGTGCTATGAATGTTGCTTTACACCAAATGGAGGGGCGCTTATCAAAGCTAATTAATCGACTCAGACAAGATATTCTGGAAACCTTGGCACATGTAGAAGTGAATATTGATTATCCTGAATATGATGATGTTGAAGAAATGACTCATCAGTTATTATTGCCAAAGGCGAGTAATGTACAGCATGAGCTTCATAAGCTAATCCAAACATCTCAACAAGGAAAAATTTTAAGAGAAGGCTTATCTACTGTAATTATAGGGAGACCGAATGTAGGAAAATCCTCCTTATTAAATAGTTTGGTTCATGAGAATAAAGCAATTGTTACAGATATACCTGGAACAACCCGTGATGTAATTGAGGAATACGTCAATGTAAGAGGAGTGCCTCTGAGGTTAGTTGATACTGCAGGAATTCGTGAAACTGAAGATATCGTCGAAAGAATGGGTGTAGAACGTTCACGAGAAAAATTAAAGGAAGCTGATCTTATCTTATTAGTTTTAAACTCAAATGATGAGCTTAGCGTTGATGATGAACAGTTATTTCATGCCGTAGAGGGTATGGATGTAATTGTCATTATTAATAAGACAGATTTACCCCAAACAATAAATATGACTCAAGTAAAAGAATTAGCAAATAATTATCCTATCGTATCTACCTCATTATTACAAGAGGAAGGGATTGAGCAGCTAGAAGAAGCAATTTCTTCATTATTCTTTGAGGGAGGCATAGAGTCAAAAGATATGACTTACGTATCTAACAGTCGTCATATATCGCTACTAACACAAGCTAAAGTTGCTATTGATGATGCGGTGAATAGTATTAATAGTGGAGTACCGATTGATATTGTTCAAATAGATTTGACAAGAGCTTGGGAACTTTTAGGTGAAATTATCGGTGAAGCAGTGCATGAAAGTCTCATCGATCAGTTATTCTCGCAATTTTGTCTTGGGAAGTAA
- the noc gene encoding nucleoid occlusion protein, with translation MKHHFSRIFGLSEKEEREIIETTENEEIKQLHVTDIIPNRYQPRSVFAEEKISELASTIRTHGIIQPIVVRILDDQKYELIAGERRWRAVQQLGWDTIPAIIKNYNDTETASVALIENLQREELSAIEEAIAYAKLLELHNLTQEALAQRLGKGQSTVANKLRLLKLPNEIQQALMEKKITERHARALIALKDPRKQIQLLHEIIEKHFNVKQTEDRVVKLLEQSNVKKKASRKAFSKDMRIAVNTIRQSLSMVEDTGLSINAEEEEFDEYYQFTIKIPKK, from the coding sequence ATGAAACATCATTTTTCACGAATCTTTGGACTAAGTGAAAAAGAAGAAAGAGAAATTATCGAAACAACAGAAAATGAAGAAATTAAACAATTGCACGTAACGGATATCATCCCAAACCGATATCAGCCTCGGTCGGTATTTGCAGAAGAAAAAATTTCTGAATTGGCTTCAACTATTAGAACACATGGAATTATCCAACCAATAGTCGTTCGTATATTAGATGACCAAAAATATGAACTCATTGCGGGAGAACGTAGATGGAGAGCTGTTCAGCAATTGGGATGGGATACGATACCGGCTATTATAAAAAACTATAATGACACAGAAACAGCATCTGTTGCTTTGATAGAAAACCTACAACGCGAGGAATTATCAGCAATAGAAGAAGCGATAGCATATGCCAAATTACTAGAATTACATAATTTAACTCAGGAAGCGTTAGCTCAACGTCTTGGGAAAGGTCAATCAACAGTTGCAAATAAATTACGCTTGCTAAAGCTTCCAAATGAAATACAGCAAGCTTTAATGGAAAAGAAAATTACCGAACGCCACGCAAGGGCATTAATTGCATTAAAAGATCCAAGAAAACAAATTCAGTTATTACATGAAATTATTGAGAAACATTTTAATGTCAAGCAAACAGAAGATCGTGTTGTAAAACTATTAGAACAATCAAATGTTAAAAAGAAGGCTAGTAGAAAGGCATTTAGTAAAGATATGAGAATTGCCGTAAATACAATACGTCAATCGTTATCTATGGTTGAAGACACTGGATTATCTATAAATGCTGAAGAAGAAGAATTCGATGAATACTATCAGTTCACAATAAAAATACCAAAGAAGTAA
- a CDS encoding DUF554 domain-containing protein — protein MVLLGTVINCVSIVVGTLFGMFMQRIPERVKTTVLQGIGLSVFILGIQMGLKSEQFILVILSLALGGILGELWGLDDKLNLLGKWLENKIGTKDEGAVAKGFVTATLIFVIGAMAILGALDSGLRNDHNILFTKSILDGFTSFVLATTLGVGVIFSAIPVFIYQGSLAMFATQIDKWIPPKLMELLIVEITATGGIMIIAIGLNMLGITKIRVANMLPSLLFVSLFVTVLYFWPILP, from the coding sequence ATGGTATTACTTGGAACTGTGATTAATTGTGTATCAATCGTTGTTGGTACGTTATTTGGAATGTTCATGCAAAGAATTCCAGAGAGAGTGAAAACGACTGTTTTACAAGGGATTGGTTTATCCGTCTTCATATTAGGAATACAGATGGGACTCAAAAGTGAACAATTTATCCTTGTAATCTTAAGTTTAGCTCTAGGAGGAATACTAGGTGAACTTTGGGGCTTAGATGACAAATTAAATTTGTTAGGTAAATGGCTGGAAAATAAAATAGGGACAAAGGATGAAGGTGCAGTTGCTAAAGGTTTTGTGACGGCAACATTAATATTCGTTATAGGGGCTATGGCAATTTTAGGTGCACTTGATAGTGGATTGAGAAACGATCACAATATACTATTCACTAAATCAATACTTGATGGATTTACTAGCTTTGTATTGGCTACAACATTAGGTGTCGGAGTAATTTTTTCTGCTATACCAGTGTTTATTTATCAAGGTTCATTAGCGATGTTTGCTACTCAAATCGACAAATGGATACCACCAAAGTTGATGGAATTACTCATAGTAGAAATCACAGCAACAGGTGGTATAATGATAATCGCTATAGGATTAAATATGTTAGGGATAACAAAAATCCGTGTTGCAAACATGTTACCAAGTCTGTTGTTTGTATCATTATTTGTGACAGTATTGTATTTTTGGCCAATTTTACCGTAA
- a CDS encoding ParB/RepB/Spo0J family partition protein, whose protein sequence is MAKGLGKGINALFASMDVGNEEIVQEVKINELRPNPYQPRKTFQPEAIDELKESILQHGILQPLIVRKSIKGFEIVVGERRFRAAKEADLSTVPVVIRDLSEQQIMELALLENLQREDLTPIEEALAYQTLIDKLEFTQEQLAQRLGKSRPHIANHLRLLALPKSIQVLISEGKLTMGHGRTLLGLKNKEKTKKLAEKVINEQLNVRQLEQLVQQLNKDVPRETSKPKKEKNIFIRERESILRDRFGTPVVIKQNKKKGKIEIEFFSEEDLERILDILDTPTK, encoded by the coding sequence ATGGCTAAAGGTCTTGGAAAAGGTATTAATGCTCTATTTGCAAGTATGGATGTGGGAAATGAAGAAATTGTTCAAGAGGTAAAAATTAACGAGTTAAGACCAAATCCATATCAACCTCGAAAAACATTTCAACCAGAGGCAATCGACGAACTAAAAGAGTCTATCCTACAGCACGGAATATTACAACCACTAATTGTTAGGAAAAGCATTAAAGGGTTTGAAATTGTTGTAGGTGAACGTCGATTTAGGGCTGCTAAAGAGGCTGATTTATCAACTGTGCCAGTTGTTATTAGAGATTTATCAGAACAACAGATTATGGAACTCGCTCTATTAGAAAATTTACAGAGAGAGGATTTAACTCCTATCGAAGAAGCACTAGCTTACCAAACTTTAATTGATAAATTAGAGTTTACACAAGAGCAGTTAGCACAGCGGTTAGGAAAAAGTCGCCCTCATATCGCAAACCATCTTCGCTTGTTAGCTCTTCCTAAATCAATCCAAGTGCTCATTTCTGAAGGGAAACTAACAATGGGACACGGGAGGACTTTGCTAGGCTTAAAAAATAAAGAAAAGACGAAAAAACTAGCTGAAAAAGTGATAAATGAACAATTAAATGTGAGACAACTAGAACAATTAGTTCAACAACTTAATAAAGATGTTCCACGTGAAACATCTAAGCCGAAAAAAGAAAAGAACATTTTTATTAGGGAAAGAGAATCAATATTACGTGATCGGTTTGGGACGCCTGTTGTCATAAAACAAAATAAGAAAAAAGGAAAAATTGAAATTGAGTTTTTCTCAGAGGAAGATTTAGAAAGAATATTAGATATATTAGATACACCTACAAAATGA
- the rsmG gene encoding 16S rRNA (guanine(527)-N(7))-methyltransferase RsmG has translation MNIEQFQHMLNEQGIKLSSQQLQQFELYYELLVEWNNKMNLTAITDKQEVYLKHFFDSITAAFHFDFTKNLSICDVGAGAGFPSIPLKICFPHLKISIVDSLNKRISFLQHLANELHLDDTFFYHDRAETFGRKAEIRESFDVVTARAVARMSVLCELCLPLVKKEGVFLALKASSVTEELTNGSKAINTLGGKLIDVHHFLLPIENSERNIVIIQKEKSTPKKYPRKPGTPNKLPIE, from the coding sequence ATGAATATTGAACAGTTTCAGCACATGCTGAATGAACAAGGGATAAAGTTATCCTCTCAACAATTACAACAATTTGAGCTGTACTATGAGTTATTAGTTGAGTGGAATAATAAAATGAACTTAACAGCCATAACTGACAAACAAGAAGTTTATTTGAAGCATTTTTTTGATTCAATTACAGCTGCGTTTCACTTTGATTTTACTAAAAACCTGTCAATTTGTGATGTAGGTGCTGGTGCAGGGTTCCCTAGTATTCCTTTAAAAATTTGTTTTCCGCATTTAAAAATTTCGATTGTTGATTCTTTAAATAAAAGAATTAGCTTTTTACAGCATCTTGCTAATGAGCTGCACTTGGATGATACTTTCTTTTATCACGATCGCGCTGAGACCTTCGGAAGAAAAGCAGAAATACGAGAAAGCTTTGATGTTGTAACTGCTCGAGCAGTGGCGCGTATGTCAGTATTGTGTGAATTATGTTTGCCGTTAGTTAAAAAAGAGGGCGTGTTTTTAGCATTAAAAGCTTCTTCAGTAACAGAAGAGCTAACGAACGGATCAAAAGCAATAAATACTCTAGGTGGTAAACTAATTGATGTTCATCATTTTTTATTACCAATTGAAAATAGCGAACGAAATATTGTTATTATTCAGAAAGAAAAGTCAACACCAAAAAAATATCCAAGAAAGCCAGGAACACCAAACAAGTTACCGATTGAATAA
- a CDS encoding ParA family protein: MGKTIAIANQKGGVGKTTTSVNLGACLAYIGKKVLLVDIDPQGNATSGAGIEKAEVDQCIYDILVEDIDAEEVTIPTKVENLYAIPATIQLAGAEIELVPTISREVRLKRALERIKDQYDYIIIDCPPSLGLLTINSLTASDAVLIPVQCEYYALEGLSQLLNTVRLVQKHLNTELTIEGVLLTMLDARTNLGIQVIDEVKKYFQDKVYRTIIPRNVRLSEAPSHGEPIIIYDPKSRGAEVYLDLAKEVVANG, encoded by the coding sequence GTGGGAAAAACAATTGCAATTGCTAATCAAAAAGGTGGAGTTGGGAAAACTACAACTTCTGTTAACTTAGGTGCTTGCTTAGCATACATAGGTAAGAAAGTCTTGCTAGTAGACATTGATCCACAAGGAAATGCAACTAGCGGAGCAGGGATTGAAAAGGCAGAAGTAGATCAGTGTATTTATGATATATTAGTTGAAGATATTGATGCAGAAGAAGTCACAATCCCAACAAAAGTTGAAAACTTGTATGCTATACCTGCGACCATTCAGCTTGCTGGTGCTGAAATAGAACTTGTTCCTACTATTTCACGTGAAGTGCGCTTAAAAAGGGCATTAGAACGTATTAAAGACCAATATGATTATATAATTATTGACTGTCCACCGTCGCTAGGATTATTAACTATTAATTCTTTAACTGCTTCTGACGCAGTGTTAATACCTGTACAATGTGAATATTATGCGCTTGAAGGTTTAAGTCAGCTTCTTAATACTGTTAGACTTGTTCAAAAACATTTAAATACTGAACTTACTATTGAAGGGGTTCTACTTACAATGTTAGATGCTAGAACAAATTTAGGGATTCAAGTGATTGATGAAGTGAAAAAGTACTTTCAAGATAAAGTATATCGAACGATTATTCCACGTAATGTAAGGTTAAGTGAAGCACCTAGTCATGGTGAACCAATTATCATATATGATCCAAAATCAAGAGGAGCAGAAGTTTATTTAGATCTAGCAAAGGAAGTGGTTGCAAATGGCTAA